In Chitinispirillales bacterium, the sequence TTAATTGGGGCTAAGTCGTAACAAGGTAGCTGTATCGGAAGTTGCAGCTGGATCACCTCCTTTCTGGAGAAACCAATTTCTCACTCGCATACATCTTAATCTTACATTATAATGTTTCAGGGCTTGTAGCTCAGTTGGTTAGAGCACCGCTCTGATAAGGCGGGGGTCATAAGTTCAAGTCTTATCAAGCCCACCATTTGATTTTTGGGGAATTAGCTCATCTGGTAGAGCATCTGCCTTGCACGCAGAGGGTGGCAGGTTCGAGTCCTGTATTCTCCACTGTTTTAAGCCCTTTGATTCCTCAAAGGGCTTTTTTTATATTAAATAAATATTACATCGATACGTGTCATAATGTATTTTTTTCTATACAAAAAGTAATGCTTTTATGGAGTTGAAAATGAAAAGGTTTTTGGAGATGCTTGTTTTAATTTGTTTAATCTTATCAAATGTTTTCGGGCAAGATAAAACAATTTACGATTTTACGGTTAAAGGTGTGGACGGAGAATATATTTCTCTGCAATTATTCAAAGGTAAGGTTTTGTTAATAGTTAATACCGCAACGGAGTGCGGCTTTACTCCGCAATATACCGGACTGCAAAAATTGTATGATGTTTATAAAGAAAAAGGATTTGAAATCCTTGATTTTCCCTGCAATCAATTTGAAAATCAGGCGCCCGGTACAGACAAAGAAATCAATAATTTTTGTACATTAAATTATCACACGACATTTTCTCGATTTGCAAAGATTGACGTTAACGGAGAAAATGAAAGTCCGTTATACGAGTATCTAAAAAATTATCAAAAAGACATATCCGCTTCAAAAGATATTGAATGGAATTTTACTAAGTTTCTGATCGATAGAGAAGGAAATCTTGTAAAACGTTATAACCCAGGTAAAAAACCAGGAGCGATCGAAAAGGATATAAAAAAACAATTTGGTTTGTAATTCCGTTTTTACATTTCCAGCAGATTTATCGCCGTAAATCCCATATTGGATTTGGTCGCAGACAAAAATTCGCTTTTTGTACAGATTTTTAACTTTATTCTTTCGTTTTCTTCGCTGTTGTTCAGTAATTTGCCGTTTAATTCACGAAATTCTTCTTTATTTATGCGTATATAGGTTTTATAGTAGTAAATTTTTTCGTCGCAAGCGCCGGGAGAAGTAAATAATGGCTTTGCGTTATTCAAAGGAATAAGTTGTTCTTCGCCTATTTTTAAGCCTGTTTCTTCCGCCATTTCTTTAACCGCCGCATAAGCCGGATTATCCGCGTTTCTATCCAGCATTCCTGCGGGAAATTCCAAATGGTACGAACCGTCGGCGACCCTGCGCTGTTCTACGCATAAATAATATTCCTGCATGTCGCCTTCGACTTGTAATATCGGAACGACAACCGTCGCATCGCCTCTTATGAATATATACGGCGGCAATTTGTTATTTTCATCGTCCTTCGCTTCTATTTGTAAATATGCAAACAATAATTCGCCGTTTTTCTTTTTTTGACACGACAGTACATCGACGTTTTCGATTTTTATATTGTTGTATTTGAGCGTGTCGAAGAAATTTTTTATTTTCGGCTCGGTTTTTAGATTGTCGATAATAATATCTTTCATTTTAATTCTTTTATTTTCGTCCGAACTTGATATGTCTTGCGCTTTCCTCGTGTTCAAAAGACGAGTTTTCATCCTTCGAAATATGTTCGGGTTTTTTTATTTCACGGTTTGTAATTTCGTATTTTTCGACATATTCTTTTATTTCCGAATCGAAATATTTATTAGTTTCCAAATCAAACGAATATTCTTCGTCAAGCGACGGAACGCAGACGTTTTGATAACCGCTTTGTTTGGCGCTGCATAAAAACTCTTGTGCGGATTGACTTTCTCCGTGAACCAAAAACAATTTCTTGAGATTGTGAGGCGACGAAAACGAAAGATATTTTTCAAGTCCGGACTTATCTGCGTGAGCGGAAAACGAATCCAATTTTTGAACTTTGCATCTAACGTTAAACGGCTCTCCAAAAATTTTCACCTCTTTTGCGCCGTCCGAAATGTAGCGCGCCAGCGTGTTTTCCGCGGGATAACCGACAAACAGAAGCGTTGCGCGCGTGTCTTCGATATGATTCATAAGATGATACAAAATTCGCCCGCCTTCCATCATTCCCGAAGACGAAATTATTATGCGCGGCTGTACGCTTTTATCTTTCAGTTTCATAGAATCGTCAAGCGAGCGGATGTAATGCAAGCCGGTAAAATCAAACGGGTCGATTTTTTGGTCGATGTAAGAACGGTGCGCTTCGCGGTCAAGATCTCCCAAATGTTTTTGGAAAATTTCGGTAGCGTGAAGTCCCAGCGGAGAATCCACGAAAACCGGAATGTCGCGAATAAGTCCTCTGTCGCGTAATTTGTGTAAAACATACACCAAAAGTTGTATTCTTCCGACCGAAAACGCCGGAATTAAAATTGTTCCCGCCTGCTGATTTATGGCGTTTGTAATCGCGTCTGCAAGCGCGTTTTCCGCATCGCCGAATTTCTGAGAATGCAGACGGTTTCCATAAGTGGTTTCCATGACCAAAAAGTCTAAATCGCGCAAAATGTCGGGGTCGTGAATAAGCGGAATGTTTTCGCGCCCTATGTCGCCGGAAAATCCGAAACGCACAGGGTTTTTGCCTTCTCCGATTTCAAATAAAATTCCCGCACTGCCTAAAATGTGTCCGGCGTCACGAAATCGAAATTTTATATTCGGGGATAATTCAAACGTATCTTCGTAGCCGTGGCTTACAAATTGTCCAAGCATATTATCGACATCTTCGCCTGTATATAGCGGTGAGAACAGATTTTTGTTTTGTCTGGCGCGGTTTTTATTGGCTATTTTCAAATCGCTGCTCTGTAAATGCGCCGAATCGTGAAGCATATAACTGCACAATTCCACACTCTCCCGCGTTGCGTGGATACTGCCGGAAAATCCTTGCTTTGCGAGAGTAGGCAGATTTCCGCTGTGATCAATGTGGGCGTGCGTTAAAACGACCGCGTCAATTTCACTCGGCTTTATTTTGTCAGGGAATCTGAAATTTTTGTTTAATTCGTATGACTCTTTCCTTTTGCCTTGTGTGAGTCCGCAGTCGATTAAAATTTTTTTACCGTCCGCCTGCAATAAAAATTGCGACCCCGTAACAGTTTGCGCCGCTCCGTGAAAACTGATTTTGATTTTCATACAATTCCCCAATTTATTCTCAATAATTATTTACATTTTCGTAAAATACATTCATTCGTCGAATAAAAACTTGATTGATTTATAATTTTTGCAAAAAAACTTTGACAAGTAAGCGTACAAAAAGATATTTTATAAGTTGAGGAAGTTGTGGTCGGGCAGGAATGTCCGATTTTTTTGTATCGGGCGGACTATGAAAGTCAACGAAGAAATTATTTCTAAAGTAGAAAATGCGGTAAACGATTGCGGCGCGGAATTTTACGAAGCGAAATTTTTTATGTCTGGAGAAACAGGAATTTTTAGAGTTTTTGTCGATACGAAAAACGGTATAACTCTTGACGAATGCGCGGAAATAAGTAAAAAAGTGTCGGATTATTTAGATTCGGTTGATTTTGGAAAAGGATCTTACGCTTTGGAAGTTTCGTCTCCGGGAATTACACGGCTTCTGGTTACGGTAAAAGACTTTGAACGAGCGGTCGGAAAAGAAATAAGCGTTCGTTTTAAAAATGTTGACGGAAATTCGCGGAAAAAATCCGGGATTCTAAAATCGGTTGATAAAAACACTATTGTTTTTGAAAGCGGCGAAGATATTGATTTTACGTCTGTTTTGAACGGGAAACTAATATTTAATTTATAAAGGAGTGTATTTTGGCAAAGAAGGACAAAGAACTTAAACAAGGCGGCGAACTTGCAAAATTTTTGGCGGAGTTAGCCAAAGATCCCAAAGCGTTTAATCAGGAAAAAGGCGTAAGTTTGGATTTTGTATTAAAATTGCTTGAAGAATCGCTTGCCGCTGCGGCGCAAAAATCGCTTGAAGATAAACCGGCTGTTTCTGTAAAAATCAGTAAAACGACAGGCGCTATTACGGCGTATTCATATTTGACGGTTGTTGCGGACGACGGAATGGAAAGCCCATATACACAAATAACTTTGAGCGAGGCTAAAGAAGAATATGATTCAAACGCGGAAATAGGCGACGAAGTTATTCTTGAAGACAATTTGGACGTCAGCAAGTTTGGAAGAATGGCTATGCAGCATACTAAACAGCTTCTCTCGCAAAAAATTAAAGACCACGAAAGAGAAAAAATTAAAAGCGATTATTCCGTACGCGTCGGCGAGTTGGTTTCGGGCGACGTGCGTCATATAGAAAAGGGAAGCGTAATAATCGACCTCGGAAAAACCGAGGCGTTGCTGCCGAGGAATCAGCAAATTAAAGGCGATAGATACTTGCAAGGCGACAGGATAAAAGCGGTTATTCATGAAGTAAAAGAAAGTTCAAAAGGCGCACAGGTAATACTTTCACGAACTTCGCCGGAATTTTTGCGCCGCTTATTTGAAGTAGAAGTGCCGGAAGTTTTTCAGAAAATCGTTAGAATAGTGAAGATAGAAAGAAATCCCGGATACAGGGCTAAAGTTGCGCTTGAAACGTCTGATCCCAGAGTGGATCCCGTAGGCGCGTGTTTGGGAATGCGCGGAGGAAGAATCCAAACTATAGTGCGCGAGATTTCGAATGAAAGGATAGATGTTTTTGTTTGGACGGACGATATTGTTACGCTTTCTAAAAAAGCGCTTTCTTCGGCAAAGGTTTCCAATGTGTATCCCGTAGGCGATAAAAAAGTGGTAATGGTCGTTCCTGACGAAGAACTTGCGAAAGCGATAGGAAAGGACGGTTCAAACATTAAACTTACTTCAAGGTTTTTGGATAAGGAAGTTCTTATTTATGGAGAAGACGAATTTGATGATTTTTCCGAAGAAGAAAAAGCGAAAATATTTTCCGTAAAAAACGAAGAAATAAGAAAAGCGGGCGTAAACATATTCGACGACAAAGAAAATGAAATAAATAATTTACATGAAATCGGGAATGAACAAGAAGATGAAAAATCTTTGAGTGTACAACTTGTCGAAAGCGGCGCCGATTTAGATGATTTTGTGGTAAAGGAATAATATCGGGCTTTACGTACCGAAATTTTCGGGAAAGGAAAATTTGTTATATGGCAATTGTTAAGGTATCACAATTGGCAAAAGATATGGGGTTGACGAGCAATGTTGTGATTTCGGTTCTTCATAAGCTTGGATATTCCGAAATAAAAGCTCATAACTCAGTGGTAGATGCCGCCGTTAAAGAGCAGATTTTGTCTAAAATGAAAGAAGAAACGGCGGCGGCGAAGCAAAGATTTGCCGAAAACGGCAGCCGTGCCGAGAGGCGAAAGGGGACAGCGCCGTCGCATCCGAATACCGAACAGGATTCCAATACGCAATTAAAGCAAAATATTGACAGCGCAGAGAAAAACATATCGGAAAAAAAACATACGGAAAACGCTCCTCGGCGTTTTGACGGTTCTAATGGCGGCCGCGGTAATTATATAAACAGAAATTTTGATTCAAAGAAAGATGATAATTCGAATAGAACCGGCGGATTTGGCGGACACGGTAATTCAAATTTAGCTTGGAAGAGAAATATAGGCAAAGAAAGAGGCGATAATTTTAATCGTCCAAACGGAGATTTCAGGAATAAAGATTCAAATTCCGGTAGAACTTTTGACAATCGCTTCGGCGGTAATCAGAACCAAGGTTTTAACGGCAATCAGAACCAAGGTTTTAACGATCGTCGTGGTAATAATAATTTTGGACAGCAAAACAAAGACGGGAATTTTAATCGTTCAAACGAAAGTTTTCGCGACCGTATCGGGAATTTTAATAACAAAAACGGAGGAAATTTTCGCGGCAGAAACGATAATTTTACCGGCGGCGCCGGCGGTAGAGGGCAAGGCAATTCTCAGGACAAAAATCATATCGCAGGCATCAATTCGAATTATGCTAAAGAATTAGCGGACAATCAGGCAAAACTTCAGAATTCCGAAGATAATAAATCAAGAAAGAAAAAAGTTAAAAAGCGTCCGGTAAAAGATGCGTTTCAAAAACATCGCGAAGAAGAATTTGAGATGAAATCAAACGTGCGAAAAACAATAACTATGATGGGAATCGGAAATACAAAAAAGAAATACAAAAAAGACAAAATCGGTAACGAGGATGAAGAAGAAGGAAAGAAAATCCTTTCTGTTAGCGAGTTTATTTCTGTTAGCGAATTTGCAAAAATGGTCGAAGAAGACGCCGGGACGATAATAGCAAGATGTATGGACGGAGGACTGCTCGTTACTATAAATCAACGATTGGATTTTCCTACGATTCAAATGTTATCCGAAGAATTCGGTTATGAGGCTCAACTTCTTGACGAGTTCGTAGAAAAAGACGAGGATGAAGAAATCAATCAATATGAAGCTTTTCCGCGTCCTCCGGTCGTAACCGTTATGGGACATGTAGATCACGGGAAAACGTCGCTTTTGGATTATATCCGTAAATCCAACGTGATAGCGGGAGAATCCGGCGGTATCACTCAACATATCGCCGCTTACTCGGTTGAGACGAAAACCGGCATAGTTACGTTTTTGGATACCCCCGGACACGAGGCGTTTGCGGCAATGCGCGCCAGAGGTTCGCAAATTACCGATGTCGTAGTTTTGGTAATAGCGGCCGATTCCGGTGTTATGCCTCAGACTAAAGAAGCGATCGATCACGCAAAGGCGGCTGGAGTTCCTTTGGTCGTCGCTATAAATAAAATTGATTTACCTACCGCTAATCCCGACAAAGTCAAAGCGGATTTGGCGAATTACGGCGTTTTGGTCGAGTCTTACGGCGGAAAGGTGCAGAGCGTTGAAATTTCTGCCAAAAAAGGAGTCGGAATCGACAACCTGCTTGAACTTTTGGCGCTTGAAACTGAGATGCTGGATTTGAAGTCGCCGCTTGAAGGATATGCAAAAGGCGTCGTTATAGAATCTGAATTAGACAAAGGCAAAGGCGCTTTAGCGACGGTTCTCATTCAATCTGGAACGTTGCGTAAAGGGGATGTTTTTTATACGGGGACGCATAGCGGTAAAGTACGTGAAATGCTTAACGAACACGGAAATAAAGTCAAAGAAGTTCCTCCCGGGCATCCCGCTATTATTTTGGGATTATCCGGTACCCCGCAGGCAGGCGATTCTTTTAAGGTTTGCAAAAATGAAAAAGAGGCGAAAGAGATAGCCGCAAAACGTCGTCTTGCGGAAAAGGAACGCGAACTCCGTAATATGTATTCGGCGGTATCTTTGGCGAATCTTTCGCAGAAAATCAAAGAAGGCAAGATACTTACGCTCAATATAATCGTTCGCGGGGACGTTGACGGTTCGGTTGAAGCGGTTGCGGGTGAGTTGCAGAAACTTTCCACCGACGAGATTAAGGTGAATATCGTCCTCAAAGGCGTTGGCGGTATCAAGGAAACCGACATTATGCTTGCACAGGCGTCTAACGCGATTATAATCGGATTCCACATAAATCCCAATCCGAAAATTAGGGCGAGCGCAAATGACGCAAACGTTGAAATTAAAACGTTTAGAATTATTTATGAGGCGATAGAAGAAGTCAGGTCGGCGATGATAGGAATGCTCGCCCCCGACATAAAAGAAGAAATAATGGGACAGGTTGAAATTCGCGAATTGTTCAAAATTCCCAAAGTCGGAAATGTTGCGGGATGTTACGTCTTGGAAGGGAAAGTTGAACGAAATTCTTCGGCTCGACTTATTCGTGAGGATATTGAAATTGCCGATACGAAAATAGAAACGCTTCAACGCTTTAAAGACCAAGTTAAAGAAGTTTTGTCCGGATTTGACTGCGGGCTGACTTTGACGAAAGTTTCGGATTATAAAATCGGCGACAGGATAGAGGTTTATAAAGAAGTAGAAATTAAGCGTAAAAGTTTGGAGCGTTAAATGCCTGAAAATTCTTGGTACGGTGAAAGAATCGGCGAGAATCTGAAAAGAGAGATTTTATGGGTTATAACTAACGAAATGAATGACCCGCGTCTGCCGAAAACGATCATCGTTCCAAATATAAATTTAGCGAAAGACAATAAAAACGCTACGGTTTTCGTATCGGTTTTGGCTGACGAAATTGAACAAAACGAGGCGATAAAGGTGCTTAATAAAGCGGCAGGCTTTATTCAATCTACAACGGCGAAAAGGGTAAAAATAAAACATTTTCCAAAATTATTTTTTAAGTTGGATAAATCGTTTGAATATCAAGAAAACGTCGATTATCTTCTTGAAAAGGTTAGAGATGATTTGGAATGATTTAAGAAAAATTATAATAGAAAACGATTCGTTTTTGATTTCTTCGCATGAAAATCCCGACGGCGACAGCGTATGTTCTCAACTTGCGTTTTGGAAATATCTTAAAAATATCGGCAAAAGCGCGGAAATTTACAACAAAGACAAAGTTCCCGAGAAATTTCGATTCATTTCAAATTCACAGGCGATAAGCGATATCGCTCCCGACAAAAAATTTGACGTTTTAGCGATTTTTGACTCTTCAAATCCGCAAAGGACCGCCATAGAAAACATTGAAACGCGTTTTGCCGATAAAATTATCAACATTGATCATCATCGTGACAACTCAAATTTTGGGAATATAAACTGCGTCGATACGAAATCTGCGGCCGCTTGTCGAATTCTGTATGATTTTTTTACCGAAAACGGTATAAATTATGACATTGAAATTACAAATTATCTTTTTTGCGGAATTTTGACCGACACGAACGGATTTAGATTCAACAACGACGACGGTTCGCTTTATCCGGTCGCATACGACTTAATTAAACACGGCGCCGATAACGGCTATTTGTTCAAAAAAATGTTCGCTTCCTATTCGCCTTCTGCGCTGAAACTTCGGGCAAAGGTTTGGGAATCGCTTAAGTCTTATTGCGGCGGTAGAATAAATACGATTTGCATTCCTAAAAAATTATATGAGGAATACGGTGCGGATAACTCGGCGACCGAGGGGATGTCAAACGCAGTTTTAGACGGAGAAGGTGTTGAAGTAGGAATTTTTGTGCGTTTTGACGACGCAAAAACGCATTTCTCGATTCGCTCTGCGGGGAAAATCGACGTCGGAGAAATTGCCGCGGCTGTAGGCGCGGGCGGAGGACATAAATTCGCCGCCGGATGTACAATAAAAAACATGCATTACGAAAAAGCGATAGAAATAATTGTAAAAAAAATTGAAGATAGACTGAATAATTTATAAATATAGGAATTTTTTTGTTTCTTGTATTATATTATCTTTAAGAAAGTTAATTGATATAATAGGAGGATAAAAAGATGAATTCAAAGGCAAGATTTGCCGGAATTGTTTTAACGGTTTGGGTTTTACTTATAACGCCGTTGTTCGCTCAAAACCGCCCTTTTCCACAGGCTGCCGACAACGGATTTGTAGGAACGGTGATTAAACCGAGCAACAGAGAGCAGAACGATCTGAA encodes:
- a CDS encoding NUDIX domain-containing protein, which codes for MKTRLLNTRKAQDISSSDENKRIKMKDIIIDNLKTEPKIKNFFDTLKYNNIKIENVDVLSCQKKKNGELLFAYLQIEAKDDENNKLPPYIFIRGDATVVVPILQVEGDMQEYYLCVEQRRVADGSYHLEFPAGMLDRNADNPAYAAVKEMAEETGLKIGEEQLIPLNNAKPLFTSPGACDEKIYYYKTYIRINKEEFRELNGKLLNNSEENERIKLKICTKSEFLSATKSNMGFTAINLLEM
- a CDS encoding DHH family phosphoesterase, producing the protein MIWNDLRKIIIENDSFLISSHENPDGDSVCSQLAFWKYLKNIGKSAEIYNKDKVPEKFRFISNSQAISDIAPDKKFDVLAIFDSSNPQRTAIENIETRFADKIINIDHHRDNSNFGNINCVDTKSAAACRILYDFFTENGINYDIEITNYLFCGILTDTNGFRFNNDDGSLYPVAYDLIKHGADNGYLFKKMFASYSPSALKLRAKVWESLKSYCGGRINTICIPKKLYEEYGADNSATEGMSNAVLDGEGVEVGIFVRFDDAKTHFSIRSAGKIDVGEIAAAVGAGGGHKFAAGCTIKNMHYEKAIEIIVKKIEDRLNNL
- the nusA gene encoding transcription termination factor NusA, producing MAKKDKELKQGGELAKFLAELAKDPKAFNQEKGVSLDFVLKLLEESLAAAAQKSLEDKPAVSVKISKTTGAITAYSYLTVVADDGMESPYTQITLSEAKEEYDSNAEIGDEVILEDNLDVSKFGRMAMQHTKQLLSQKIKDHEREKIKSDYSVRVGELVSGDVRHIEKGSVIIDLGKTEALLPRNQQIKGDRYLQGDRIKAVIHEVKESSKGAQVILSRTSPEFLRRLFEVEVPEVFQKIVRIVKIERNPGYRAKVALETSDPRVDPVGACLGMRGGRIQTIVREISNERIDVFVWTDDIVTLSKKALSSAKVSNVYPVGDKKVVMVVPDEELAKAIGKDGSNIKLTSRFLDKEVLIYGEDEFDDFSEEEKAKIFSVKNEEIRKAGVNIFDDKENEINNLHEIGNEQEDEKSLSVQLVESGADLDDFVVKE
- the rbfA gene encoding 30S ribosome-binding factor RbfA, whose translation is MPENSWYGERIGENLKREILWVITNEMNDPRLPKTIIVPNINLAKDNKNATVFVSVLADEIEQNEAIKVLNKAAGFIQSTTAKRVKIKHFPKLFFKLDKSFEYQENVDYLLEKVRDDLE
- a CDS encoding glutathione peroxidase, whose product is MLVLICLILSNVFGQDKTIYDFTVKGVDGEYISLQLFKGKVLLIVNTATECGFTPQYTGLQKLYDVYKEKGFEILDFPCNQFENQAPGTDKEINNFCTLNYHTTFSRFAKIDVNGENESPLYEYLKNYQKDISASKDIEWNFTKFLIDREGNLVKRYNPGKKPGAIEKDIKKQFGL
- the infB gene encoding translation initiation factor IF-2 — its product is MAIVKVSQLAKDMGLTSNVVISVLHKLGYSEIKAHNSVVDAAVKEQILSKMKEETAAAKQRFAENGSRAERRKGTAPSHPNTEQDSNTQLKQNIDSAEKNISEKKHTENAPRRFDGSNGGRGNYINRNFDSKKDDNSNRTGGFGGHGNSNLAWKRNIGKERGDNFNRPNGDFRNKDSNSGRTFDNRFGGNQNQGFNGNQNQGFNDRRGNNNFGQQNKDGNFNRSNESFRDRIGNFNNKNGGNFRGRNDNFTGGAGGRGQGNSQDKNHIAGINSNYAKELADNQAKLQNSEDNKSRKKKVKKRPVKDAFQKHREEEFEMKSNVRKTITMMGIGNTKKKYKKDKIGNEDEEEGKKILSVSEFISVSEFAKMVEEDAGTIIARCMDGGLLVTINQRLDFPTIQMLSEEFGYEAQLLDEFVEKDEDEEINQYEAFPRPPVVTVMGHVDHGKTSLLDYIRKSNVIAGESGGITQHIAAYSVETKTGIVTFLDTPGHEAFAAMRARGSQITDVVVLVIAADSGVMPQTKEAIDHAKAAGVPLVVAINKIDLPTANPDKVKADLANYGVLVESYGGKVQSVEISAKKGVGIDNLLELLALETEMLDLKSPLEGYAKGVVIESELDKGKGALATVLIQSGTLRKGDVFYTGTHSGKVREMLNEHGNKVKEVPPGHPAIILGLSGTPQAGDSFKVCKNEKEAKEIAAKRRLAEKERELRNMYSAVSLANLSQKIKEGKILTLNIIVRGDVDGSVEAVAGELQKLSTDEIKVNIVLKGVGGIKETDIMLAQASNAIIIGFHINPNPKIRASANDANVEIKTFRIIYEAIEEVRSAMIGMLAPDIKEEIMGQVEIRELFKIPKVGNVAGCYVLEGKVERNSSARLIREDIEIADTKIETLQRFKDQVKEVLSGFDCGLTLTKVSDYKIGDRIEVYKEVEIKRKSLER
- a CDS encoding MBL fold metallo-hydrolase, which encodes MKIKISFHGAAQTVTGSQFLLQADGKKILIDCGLTQGKRKESYELNKNFRFPDKIKPSEIDAVVLTHAHIDHSGNLPTLAKQGFSGSIHATRESVELCSYMLHDSAHLQSSDLKIANKNRARQNKNLFSPLYTGEDVDNMLGQFVSHGYEDTFELSPNIKFRFRDAGHILGSAGILFEIGEGKNPVRFGFSGDIGRENIPLIHDPDILRDLDFLVMETTYGNRLHSQKFGDAENALADAITNAINQQAGTILIPAFSVGRIQLLVYVLHKLRDRGLIRDIPVFVDSPLGLHATEIFQKHLGDLDREAHRSYIDQKIDPFDFTGLHYIRSLDDSMKLKDKSVQPRIIISSSGMMEGGRILYHLMNHIEDTRATLLFVGYPAENTLARYISDGAKEVKIFGEPFNVRCKVQKLDSFSAHADKSGLEKYLSFSSPHNLKKLFLVHGESQSAQEFLCSAKQSGYQNVCVPSLDEEYSFDLETNKYFDSEIKEYVEKYEITNREIKKPEHISKDENSSFEHEESARHIKFGRK